The Flavobacterium sp. N2270 genome contains the following window.
CGCTCTTATAAATGCTTGTTTTATAATATTAATAATAAACTTTGCAAGGCGAATAAATATTATAAAATCAAATGAAAAACTACTTTTTACCAATGAAATTATAAACAACACAAATTCAATAATTATAGCTGCTGATAAAACAGGAAAACTTGTCTATTGTAATGATTCTATTGAAAAGATATTAGGCTATACTTCTAAAGAAGTTTTAGGAATGGAGTTTTGGAAATTAACCGAAGACATTGAATTTAAACAAGTAGATTACAATACCATTTTCAAACCTAATACGGTTTATACCCGTGTTTTAAAAACAAAAAAAGGAGATTACAAAACCATTCAATGGAGTGATTTTAAATACACGAACAACTTGTTTGTATCTAATGGCCAAGACATTACTCATTTACTAAATTTAGAAAAGAAATATAGCTCATTAATTCAAAGTGCTAGAGATATAATTTATGAAATTGATGATAAAGGGTATGTAACTTATGCAAACAATTTTACTATTGAGCATTTAGGATATACATTTGAAGAAATTTTAGGAAATCATTTTACATTTTTGATAAAAAAAGAATACTTAACAACTGTTGTCGATTTTTATAAAGAAATTAGTCCTAATTCAATTGACTTTGATGTACTAGAGTTTCCTATTTTAAAGAAAGATGGAAGCGAAATTTGGGTTTCTCAAAAAGTAACTATTAAAAGAGATGAAAAAAATAAAATCGTTGGATATTCATCTATTGTTAGAGATATCACTCAAACTAAAAAAATTGAACAAGAAGAACATGAAAAAACAGAACGCGCAACATACCTAAATTCAATTTCAAACAAGCTTTCAACATTAAACTTCCTTACTTTTAAAAACCTAGAATCGCTAATTCAACATATTACTAAAGAAGCAGCAATAGGCTTAAACATTAATAGGGTTTGTTTATGGGAAAACAAAAACAACCAAATGTTGTTATACAACTGTTATTCTCTCAATAATAACGAAAATCATTCTGGGATTATTTTAAACAAGAAAGATTACCCGTTTTTTTTAAAAAGTGTAGAGAATGAACCTATAATAGTTGCTTCAAATGTTAAAAAAAACAAACTATATAATGAATTTAATTCTGATTATTTTATAAGTCAAAATATAAAATCAATTATTAATGTACCTATTCATAGTTCAGGTAAATTAATTGGAATATGTTGCTTTGAAGCCACGGATAACATAAAAGAATGGTCGCACGAAGATATTAACTTCGCCAAAACAGTTACAGAGATAATTGCACTAGCAATAGAAACCATAAAAAGAAAAGAAGCTGAAGATCAAATTATTTATAAAAACCAAATTTTAACTGCGATTGCAAAAGTAACTTCAAATTTAATTCGCAAAAAAGATCCAAATCAAATTTTTGACCAATCATTAAGTTTAATTGCAAAAGCGGTTAATGCAAATAGACTTTACTTTTTTGAAAACAACACCAATACAAATCTAATGAACCAAAGATTCGTTTGGACTTCAAACCCTGATTTATATAACTTTAACAATCAAAAACTTATAGACATATCTCATGAAACCTACCCACATTTTATGAGCAAATTGCTAAACAAGAAAGTATATAAAAAGATTGTTCATGAAATTAAAGAAGAAAAATTAAAAGAAGTATTACAAGAACAAAAAATTAAATCAATTTTGATTATTCCACTTTTCTATCAAAATATTTTTCTAGGCTTTATAGGCTTTGATGATTGTGAGAATGAAAGAAACTGGAGAGATGAAGAAATAAATATTTTAGAAACCTTAGCTCATAATATCTCAACTACAATAATTAGAATAAAAAACGAAAAAGCAATAGAAGAAAGTGAAGAGAAGTTTAAATTACTAGCAAATAATATTCCGGCTGGTGTTTATTTAGTAAAATTTGACGAAGAACGATCAAAAGTATATTTAAACGATGAAATTGAGAAACTAACAGGCTATAGTAAATCTGACTTTTTTGAAAATAAAATTAAACTTTTCGATTTATATCACCCTGAAGACAAACAAAAAGCTTTAGTAGAAATTTCAAATGCTGTAAAAAACAAAGAATCATTTGTAATTACTTGTCGATTGATACGAAAAGACAAAAGTATTGTTTGGGTAGAAGAACACGGTGAAGCAATTTTAATTGATGGAAATGTTGAATATATTGAAGGGGTTATTCTTGATATTACCGAAAGAAAAGAAACAGAAAAAGCAATTCTTGAAAAAGAATTAGCAATAACTTCAAATAAAGCAAAAACAGAGTTTTTAGCCAATATGAGTCATGAAATTAGAACTCCTTTAAATGGAATTATTGGCTTTAGCAAATTATTACAAAACACTAATGTAGATGACATTCAAAAACAATATTTAGCAACTGTTAACCAATCTGCAGAAACACTTTTAAATGTAGTAAATGATATTTTAGATATCTCAAAAATAGAAGCTGGTAAACTAACACTCGAAAATTCAAAAACCAATTTAAATTTTATCGTTAATGATTCTATAGACATGATGAAATACGCAGCTCATCAAAAAAATTTAGCTCTAATTGTAAACATAGACAAAGATGTAGATTGCGCAATTTGGACAGATGAAATAAGATTAAAACAAATCCTCCAAAACCTAATAAGTAACGCCATAAAATTTACACTTAATGGCGAAATAGAAATAAAAGTAACTTCCAAAAAAATTACCGATACAACTTCAAAATACTTCTTTAGTGTAAGAGATACCGGAATTGGAATTAAAAATGAAAATAAAGAATTAATTTTAGAAGCATTCTCCCAAGAAGATACTTCTACAACAAGAAATTTTGGAGGAACAGGCTTAGGACTTTCCATAACTAATAGTTTACTTAAAATGATGAATAGTAAACTTATAATAGAAAGTGAGGTTAAAAAAGGAAGTGTTTTTAGCTTTGAAGTTGTATTAAAAAGCGAATCTTGTAAAAAACATTTCAATCTACTCAATAACAACTTTAAAAAGGCAGTCATAATTGATAATAATAAACTTTTAGGGAAAATTATTTCAAATATGTTAAATGGCTTTAGCATAAACAATGTACATGAAGTCAATTTCTCTAAAAAATTAATTAACTCAAATTCAGAATTTGATTTAATATTAATAGATTATGAATTTTTATCTAAAGAAAATTTCAATGAAGTTCTAGATGCCGCAAAATCTAACCCAAAGGCAACCTATTTAATTATGCAAAATTCAACTTCCGATTTTAACAACTTTAATATCTCAAAAAACATATTTTCGCTTATTAAACCTTTAAAAGCAAATGTCTTACAAAATATTTTAAACAAAATAAATAATCCAAATCAAAACGTGGAAAAAGTAATTACAGAACAGCAAACAGCAAACAAATCTAAAATTAATTTATTAATTGTCGAAGACAACAAAATAAACATGTTGCTTACTAAAACGCTTATTTCTAAAAAGTTCCCAAATATTCATATAACAGAAGCGACAAACGGACTCGAAGCTTTAGAAATGTTTAGTAAACTAAAACACGAAGTAATCTTAATGGACATACAAATGCCGGTTATGAATGGCTATGAAGCTACTAAAAAAATAAAAAAGAAAAAACTTCTACTATAATAATAGCTTTAACTGCAGGAATTATTACTGGAGAAAAAGAAAAATGTATGGACATTGGTATGAATGATTTTATTATAAAACCGATAGACAAAGTACAATTTGAGAACACTTTATTAAAATGGATAAATACCATTAAAAAATAATCCGTTTTATATCTTTGCATATCAATTATCAATAAACATGAATCAAAATATAAAAGGCTTTTCTAAGCTTTCCAAACAAGAAAAAATCGAATGGATTTCAAACACTTATTTTAGTAATCCTGCCAAAGCAACTGAAACTGTTAAACAATATTGGAATTCAAATGAAGATTTACAAAAACTTCATGATGAATTTATCGAAAATACTTTAACCAACTTTTATTTACCATACGGAGTTGCGCCAAATTTTGTCATCAACGGAAAAAATTACACTATTCCTATGGCAATCGAAGAAAGTTCAGTGGTAGCAGCAGCTTCAAAAGCAGCTAAATTTTGGGAACAAAGAGGCGGATTTAAAGCAACCGTAATCAATACCGAAAAAATTGGTCAAGTGCATTTTTTATTCAAAGGTTCATTTGAAAAACTGCAGAATTTCTTTTCAGTTATAAAACCAAAATTCTTTTCTGATACTGAAAATTTCACCAAAAACATGCAAAAACGTGGCGGTGGAATTTTAGATATTGAATTAAGAGACAAAACATCTGATATTGAAAATTATTTCCAACTTCACGCTACTTTTAACACAAAAGACAGCATGGGAGCTAACTTCATCAATACCTGTTTGGAGCAATTCGCCAAAACATTAGAAAACGAAGCAAGAGAATATAATAACTTTAATGAAGAAGAAAAAAACATTCAAGTTATCATGAGCATCTTGAGTAATTATGTGCCAAATTGCATTGTAAGAGCCGAAGTTTCTTGCCCAATAGACCAATTAAGTGATGATCCTTCAATCGACTCAAAAGAGTTTGCCGAAAAGTTCGTTAACGCTATTAAAATTGCCGAAATTGAACCGTATAGAGCCGTAACGCACAACAAAGGAATTATGAACGGAATTGACGCTGTTATTGTAGCAACCGGAAACGATTTTAGAGCAGTTGCAGCCGGAGTTCACGCTTACGCAAGCAGAAACGGAAGTTATTCAAGCTTATCACATGCAAAAATAGAAAATGACGTTTTCACCTTTTGGATAGATATTCCACTTGCTATTGGAACCATTGGCGGGTTAACCACTTTGCATCCATTAGTTAAATTTTCTTTAGAAATGTTAGGCAAACCAAGCGCAGAAGAGTTAATGAAAATTGTTGCCGTTACAGGTTTAGCACAAAACTTCGCTGCTGTTCGTTCTTTAACTACAACAGGAATTCAACAAGGACACATGAAAATGCACATCATGAATATTTTAAATCAACACCAAGCAACAAAAGAAGAAAAAGCAAAAGTGTTAGATTATTTTAAAAACAACACCATTTCTCATAGTTTAGTGGTTGATTATTTAGAACAATTAAGAAAGTAATAAGAAGCTATTCCCGCTTTTCGCTATATCTGTCATTGCGAGGCACGAAGCAATCTCATCAAAACCACACAATGACAGGATGCCGCTACAATCGGGGCTAAAAACACAAAAATTGAAACAAACCTATTACAGCAACGGAAAATTATTACTCACTGGCGAATATGTAGTCCTTAATGGTGCGAAAGCATTAGCAGTTCCTACAAAGTTTGGGCAAAGTTTAACTATCGAAAAAGGAAGCAACAATCTTATCCAATGGAAAAGCTTTGATTCAGACCACACCATTTGGTTCGAAGACACAATTCGTTTTGATGAAATTATTTCGAAAACAAAATCAGATGCTTTTTCCGATGTAAAAACAAAACTAATTGCTATTTTACATCAAGCTTATATTCAAAATCCTACATTCATTTCAAAAGCTAAAGGATATATCATAGAAACCAAACTTACCTTTCCTCGCCTTTGGGGCTTAGGAACATCTTCTACACTATTAAACAACATTGCACAATGGTTAAATATTGATGCTTTTGAATTATTGCAAAAAAGCTTTGGCGGAAGCGGTTATGATATTGCTTGCGCGCAAACCAACGAACCTATAATTTATACTTTAGAGAACGGCAAACCTCATTTTGAAACGGTTAATTTCAACCCAACATTCAAAGAAAACATACATTTTGTTTACCTGAACAAAAAACAAAGCAGCAGCAACGCCATTAGCAATTATATAAGCAAACAACATAAAGTTGACAAAATAATTACTAAAATAAACACTATAACCGAAGAAACTTTACTGGTTAATGAAGGAAGAGATTTTGCTCTTCTTATGGAAAAACACCAAGCTATAATGAACGATGTACTTGAAATGTTAACCGTAAAAGAACAGCTTTTTCACGATTTTAAAGGAGTTGTAAAAAGTCTTGGCGCTTGGGGCGGCGATTTTGTAATGGTGCTTTCTAAAAACGACCCTACTGATTATTTTAGAACAAAAGGCTACACTACGATTTTAACTTATGATGATATGGTGTTCTAATGTACACATGTTATAAGTGTTAAAAACAAAAAACCCGAATATTTCTATTCGGGTTTATAAAGTGGTACCTCCAGGGATCGAACCAGGGACACACGGATTTTCAGTCCGTTGCTCTACCATCTGAGCTAAGGTACCTTCCTTATTGCGAGTGCAAATATAGAACCATTTTTATATTATCCAAAACAATTTTTAAAAAAAATCAATTTGTATATTTGCTTTTCAAATTACAAGATAATGTTATTAGCAATAGATATTGGAAATTCATATATTAAATGTGCTGTTTTTGAACAAAATACACTTTTAAACAAGTTTATTTTTAAACAAGATGAAGCACAAAAAAATTTTAAAAAAATTTTAAAAAAATATGAGAAAGTTTCAAATGGAGTCATTTCTTCTGTGGCTAACCTAGATGAAAACACTATTTCTTATCTAAAAAAAAATATCAATTTACTTGAAATCTCAAATAAAACTCCTTTCCCGTTTTCAAACAATTACAAAACAAAAGAAACTTTAGGCATTGACAGACTAGTTTTAAGTGCCGGAGCCGTTTTAAGCTTTAAAAATCAAAACCGACTTATAATTGATGCCGGAACATGCATTACATATGATTATGTAGATTCAAATAATGTGTATCAAGGAGGGGCAATTTCACCAGGTTTATCGCTTAGATATAATAGTTTGAATACTTATACAGCAAAATTACCGTTATTAGAAAATAAAGAAATTGATTTTTTAATTGGAAAAAGCACTTCAGAATCTATTTATTCTGGAGTAATTAATGGTGTTATAAATGAAATTGATGGCTTTATAACTCAATATAAAGAACTAAATAAAGATTTAACAATAATTTTAACAGGTGGAGACGCAGTTTTTTTGGCTAAAAGTTTAAAAAACACCATATTTGCGAATTCAAATTTCTTATTGGAAAGTTTGAACAATTTATACACCTATTGTAACAATAAAAATGACTAAAAAAATAATCGTTATTATCGGCTTATTAACATCGTTTATAGGCTTCGCGCAAGAAAACACTTCTTCACCTTATTCATTTTATGGTCTTGGAGATGTTAAATTTAGAGGTACTGAAGACGCTAAAGCAATGGGTGGCTTAAGTTTCGCTGGAGACAGTATAAGTCTTAACTTATTAAACCCTGCATCATATTCTAACTTAAGACTTACAACTTTTGGAGTTGGAGGAACATCAACATTTAGTAAATTAAGTAATACTGAATCTGAAGAAAATGCTAAAAGAACAACTTTAGACTATATATCTGTAGGTGTACCTATGGGAAAATTTGGAGCAGCTTTTGGGCTTATGCCATATAGTTCAATTGGTTACAAAATAAGTAGCAGTATAACTGAATCAGACGATGCCGAAAGAAACAACACCTTTAAAGGAATTGGAAACATCAACAGATTATTCATAGGAACAGCTTATTCGTTTAACGAGAACATTAGTGTTGGAGCAGACATACATTATAATTTTGGAAGTATTGAAAACATTGCTATAGAATCAATAAGTAATGTACAATATGGAACAAGAGAAAAAAACACTTCAACAATAAGTGGAATATCAGTAAGTTTTGGAGCTTTATATAATAAAAAAATAACTGAAAAGTTAAAATTATATTCAAGTATAACTTATAATCCTGAAGTAAAACTAAATTCTGCCAACGAAAGAAATATTGCCACAGTAACTTACAGTTCAATTACAGGAACCGAATATGTAATCAATCCTAGAGACATTGAAGTTCCTGATTCTAAATTAGTAATCCCTTCTAAACTTTCGATCGGAGCCGGTATAGGTGAGACAAACAAATGGCTTATTGGAACAGAAATTACCTTCCAAAACAGTAGTAATCAAAACAATAGATTTACTGATTTCACATCTACATCTGTATCGTCTAGCTACGAAAATTCTCAAAAATATATCATTGGTGGATATTATATCCCAAAATTCGACTCTTACTCAAACTATTTTAACAAAATAGTATATAGGGCTGGTTTTAGATATGAAAAAACAGGATTAATAATACAAAATGAAAGTATAAACGATTATGGCATGAATTTTGGACTAGGACTACCTATAGGTTATTCAAAAATCAACATAGGTGTTGAATTTGGTAAAAAAGGAACTACTTCAAACGGCTTAATAGAAGAAAATTACTTTAACTTAAGTATTGGTTTGTCATTAAGTGATAAGTGGTTTAGAAAAAGAAAAATAGATTAATAAATTTTGAACAGATTAAAGATGAAAACGAAATTAACATTATTATTTGCTATAGCAACTGGTTTTTTTGCACAAGCTCAAAGCCCAGAAGTTTGTACAGAAACTTTAAGCTTAATGGCTTCTTCTGCAAAAGCTAAAGATCCATCTGCTTACGAATACTTAAACACTTTAAGAAAAGACTGCCCTTCTTTTCATAATGGAATATATACTTATGGTGAATTTGTTATTAACCAAGCTATAGATAAAGCAGCAACTCCTGCTGACAAGGAAAAATATGTTCGTGATTTAATTAAATTATATGATGAACACGACAAAAATTTTCCAAATAATGGCGCAGGAAATGGAATGAAAAAAGCAATGGCTTTGTTCGAAAACAATATTGGAACAAAAGATGAAGCATACAAGTTATTAGATAATGCCTTTAAAACAGATATTGCAAATTTTGATTCACCTAAAGCTTTATATACTTATTTTGAATTATTTGTAAACGACTATGAAGCAAATACTAAAGGAATTACTTTACAACAAGTTTTTGATAAATACGATGATATTTCTGAAAAGTTAACGGAAGAAGAAAAAGAGCTATCTGACGCTAAAGATATTTTATTAGCTAAAGAAGAAGCTGGAGAAGTATTAGACAGTAGAGAAGAAAGAGCTAAAAATAAATATGAAATTAATTTAGAAGCTTTTTCAACTGTTATGGGAAGTATGGATTCTAAAATTGTTGAATTATCTACTTGTGAAAAACTTATTCCTTTCTACCAAAAAGGTTTTGAGGAAAATAAAAACAACGAACTTTGGCTAAAGAGAGCTGCCGACAGATTAGAAGCTAAAGAGTGCGATGGAGATCCACTTTTCTCTAAAATATCTGAAGCACTTTACAAACTAAACCCAAGTGCAGACGCTGCGTATAAGTTAGGAATTGTTGAATTACAAAGAAAAAACACTTCAAAAGCTGTTGACTATTTTAACAAAGCTGCAGAAATGTTTACTGACAATTCTAAAAAAGCATTTGTTTATTATCGTATGGCAACAATGTATAGCAAATCTAACAAATCTCAATCAAGAGCTTATGCTAGAAAAGCTTTAGCTGTAAAACCTTCTTATGGTAAAGCATATTTATTAATTGCTCAATTATATGGAAGCAGCATTAACGACTGCGGAAGCAATCCTTTTGAAAAAAGAGCAATGTACTGGCTAGCGGCTGATGAAGCAGACAAAGCCGGAAAAGCAGACAGTTCTTTAAAAGGAACTGCATCAAAATTAGCTGCTAGTTATAGAGCTGCTGCACCATCAAGAACTGAGATTTT
Protein-coding sequences here:
- a CDS encoding PAS domain S-box protein — encoded protein: MNEITIYYNSSLHIIFQNYLNQRVKLVTDNGFLNSYVFIYIGLIAALFLLFYLFQKKSSKFNVNTLKNLFEYHTESEHRYYFLYLGIIFPVTEIFYIIVDSHQLSDLKNSLFIGLYCLLAYSVTSLKSIQKHTSTIFLLSYVTYFCCTLYQIVFYEITFILFSEFLLLLFFSFNIFKRFAIYLSFIIATFLLLFYLLSYKSSDKEIILALINACFIILIINFARRINIIKSNEKLLFTNEIINNTNSIIIAADKTGKLVYCNDSIEKILGYTSKEVLGMEFWKLTEDIEFKQVDYNTIFKPNTVYTRVLKTKKGDYKTIQWSDFKYTNNLFVSNGQDITHLLNLEKKYSSLIQSARDIIYEIDDKGYVTYANNFTIEHLGYTFEEILGNHFTFLIKKEYLTTVVDFYKEISPNSIDFDVLEFPILKKDGSEIWVSQKVTIKRDEKNKIVGYSSIVRDITQTKKIEQEEHEKTERATYLNSISNKLSTLNFLTFKNLESLIQHITKEAAIGLNINRVCLWENKNNQMLLYNCYSLNNNENHSGIILNKKDYPFFLKSVENEPIIVASNVKKNKLYNEFNSDYFISQNIKSIINVPIHSSGKLIGICCFEATDNIKEWSHEDINFAKTVTEIIALAIETIKRKEAEDQIIYKNQILTAIAKVTSNLIRKKDPNQIFDQSLSLIAKAVNANRLYFFENNTNTNLMNQRFVWTSNPDLYNFNNQKLIDISHETYPHFMSKLLNKKVYKKIVHEIKEEKLKEVLQEQKIKSILIIPLFYQNIFLGFIGFDDCENERNWRDEEINILETLAHNISTTIIRIKNEKAIEESEEKFKLLANNIPAGVYLVKFDEERSKVYLNDEIEKLTGYSKSDFFENKIKLFDLYHPEDKQKALVEISNAVKNKESFVITCRLIRKDKSIVWVEEHGEAILIDGNVEYIEGVILDITERKETEKAILEKELAITSNKAKTEFLANMSHEIRTPLNGIIGFSKLLQNTNVDDIQKQYLATVNQSAETLLNVVNDILDISKIEAGKLTLENSKTNLNFIVNDSIDMMKYAAHQKNLALIVNIDKDVDCAIWTDEIRLKQILQNLISNAIKFTLNGEIEIKVTSKKITDTTSKYFFSVRDTGIGIKNENKELILEAFSQEDTSTTRNFGGTGLGLSITNSLLKMMNSKLIIESEVKKGSVFSFEVVLKSESCKKHFNLLNNNFKKAVIIDNNKLLGKIISNMLNGFSINNVHEVNFSKKLINSNSEFDLILIDYEFLSKENFNEVLDAAKSNPKATYLIMQNSTSDFNNFNISKNIFSLIKPLKANVLQNILNKINNPNQNVEKVITEQQTANKSKINLLIVEDNKINMLLTKTLISKKFPNIHITEATNGLEALEMFSKLKHEVILMDIQMPVMNGYEATKKIKKKKLLL
- a CDS encoding hydroxymethylglutaryl-CoA reductase, degradative; translation: MNQNIKGFSKLSKQEKIEWISNTYFSNPAKATETVKQYWNSNEDLQKLHDEFIENTLTNFYLPYGVAPNFVINGKNYTIPMAIEESSVVAAASKAAKFWEQRGGFKATVINTEKIGQVHFLFKGSFEKLQNFFSVIKPKFFSDTENFTKNMQKRGGGILDIELRDKTSDIENYFQLHATFNTKDSMGANFINTCLEQFAKTLENEAREYNNFNEEEKNIQVIMSILSNYVPNCIVRAEVSCPIDQLSDDPSIDSKEFAEKFVNAIKIAEIEPYRAVTHNKGIMNGIDAVIVATGNDFRAVAAGVHAYASRNGSYSSLSHAKIENDVFTFWIDIPLAIGTIGGLTTLHPLVKFSLEMLGKPSAEELMKIVAVTGLAQNFAAVRSLTTTGIQQGHMKMHIMNILNQHQATKEEKAKVLDYFKNNTISHSLVVDYLEQLRK
- a CDS encoding GYDIA family GHMP kinase, translated to MKQTYYSNGKLLLTGEYVVLNGAKALAVPTKFGQSLTIEKGSNNLIQWKSFDSDHTIWFEDTIRFDEIISKTKSDAFSDVKTKLIAILHQAYIQNPTFISKAKGYIIETKLTFPRLWGLGTSSTLLNNIAQWLNIDAFELLQKSFGGSGYDIACAQTNEPIIYTLENGKPHFETVNFNPTFKENIHFVYLNKKQSSSNAISNYISKQHKVDKIITKINTITEETLLVNEGRDFALLMEKHQAIMNDVLEMLTVKEQLFHDFKGVVKSLGAWGGDFVMVLSKNDPTDYFRTKGYTTILTYDDMVF
- a CDS encoding type III pantothenate kinase translates to MLLAIDIGNSYIKCAVFEQNTLLNKFIFKQDEAQKNFKKILKKYEKVSNGVISSVANLDENTISYLKKNINLLEISNKTPFPFSNNYKTKETLGIDRLVLSAGAVLSFKNQNRLIIDAGTCITYDYVDSNNVYQGGAISPGLSLRYNSLNTYTAKLPLLENKEIDFLIGKSTSESIYSGVINGVINEIDGFITQYKELNKDLTIILTGGDAVFLAKSLKNTIFANSNFLLESLNNLYTYCNNKND
- a CDS encoding tetratricopeptide repeat protein, giving the protein MKTKLTLLFAIATGFFAQAQSPEVCTETLSLMASSAKAKDPSAYEYLNTLRKDCPSFHNGIYTYGEFVINQAIDKAATPADKEKYVRDLIKLYDEHDKNFPNNGAGNGMKKAMALFENNIGTKDEAYKLLDNAFKTDIANFDSPKALYTYFELFVNDYEANTKGITLQQVFDKYDDISEKLTEEEKELSDAKDILLAKEEAGEVLDSREERAKNKYEINLEAFSTVMGSMDSKIVELSTCEKLIPFYQKGFEENKNNELWLKRAADRLEAKECDGDPLFSKISEALYKLNPSADAAYKLGIVELQRKNTSKAVDYFNKAAEMFTDNSKKAFVYYRMATMYSKSNKSQSRAYARKALAVKPSYGKAYLLIAQLYGSSINDCGSNPFEKRAMYWLAADEADKAGKADSSLKGTASKLAASYRAAAPSRTEIFESGKAGQRIAFNCWVGGSITVPKL